A region of Mycoplasmopsis bovirhinis DNA encodes the following proteins:
- a CDS encoding MAG1140 family protein: MKFYKKYWVSIFILFLIILCFCFLLYLIGYLKTYEYYNVQIHKLKDELYLQNIPYEKLIKDNFLFNINLNNIIQKFDLEINNKITDEGILIKSSELKGYLESNNIYTIQGYISIEKETINQIIISYLRNLLPI; this comes from the coding sequence ATGAAATTTTATAAAAAATATTGAGTTAGCATTTTTATACTATTTTTAATTATTTTATGTTTTTGTTTTTTACTTTATTTAATTGGTTATTTAAAAACTTATGAATATTATAATGTGCAAATTCATAAATTAAAAGATGAGCTTTATTTACAAAATATTCCTTATGAAAAGTTAATTAAAGATAATTTTTTGTTTAACATTAATTTAAATAATATAATTCAGAAATTTGATTTAGAAATTAACAATAAAATAACAGACGAAGGAATTTTAATTAAAAGCTCAGAATTAAAAGGATATTTAGAATCAAATAATATTTATACAATCCAAGGATATATTTCAATTGAAAAAGAAACTATAAATCAAATAATTATTAGCTATTTAAGAAACCTTT
- a CDS encoding Mbov_0121 family peptidase domain-containing ABC transporter: MLQNKKQISPWDCSLYVFREYLSIKKYQDIPLEELKFKANYNQEGISLEDYNSLLKEFGYYINAYNAPVDQISSLDSSELPFGAIISTGNYSHMVLILKKGKHKITYYDPGTGQKVQVSFKEFSKFSKNIYIEFIKQDKVVGQKQEQTLKEDISKNQTIFGLFQITKNKIILLIVLLFELGLYILIPWVNKRILNIIIPYKLKDELIFIAILILISFLFIYLIQTLSYQITRSYYYKYSYKQLFEILSKFQKENYCLLNNMPNIEIKNRLGNLFYVLNIQEVFLANFVVNCIGFVVSLLILRNINLVLLLVLFAFGILILIISYLKKLIYEKKFLKIQSNSYYLETKSDNFIKALKENQEDFLTRRILTNWYKDCKNFKDEILEFEITNNQINSFHNIVEISLHLFISMIGVLEVWNQRMEFVNFVYFLTSINLFIRPLKGFFNNFDSYIEYMQKIKTIEIFYKNPKIYLPVPKIQETIKSLQLSYAEFRYNQSKQAIINIGRLIFKDKVHIVGKNGKGKSTIAKLIAGILPLNKGEIFVNEKISYLFYNDQLKEQILYLNSDRTDLDLKVKDFLMINDQDGLLNLLNKSSFINTLNAVNLDLNYFLDNNINGLSKGQLAIVKILKLFLRDYDVIIFDEVFENLSFYVYSNLKNLLGEFLDKKLVVEISHSNRFVFDENYSEVNLDEIL, from the coding sequence ATGTTGCAAAACAAAAAACAAATCTCACCATGAGATTGCTCTTTATATGTTTTTAGGGAATATTTAAGTATAAAAAAATATCAAGATATTCCTCTTGAAGAATTAAAATTTAAAGCTAATTATAACCAAGAAGGTATTAGTTTAGAAGATTACAATTCATTGCTCAAAGAATTTGGATATTATATTAATGCTTATAATGCACCTGTAGATCAAATTAGCAGCCTTGACAGTAGTGAGTTGCCTTTTGGTGCTATTATTAGTACCGGAAATTATAGCCACATGGTTTTAATTTTAAAAAAAGGTAAACATAAGATAACTTACTATGACCCAGGTACTGGTCAAAAAGTGCAAGTTAGTTTTAAAGAATTTAGTAAATTTAGCAAAAACATTTATATTGAATTTATAAAACAAGATAAAGTTGTTGGACAAAAACAAGAACAAACATTAAAAGAAGATATAAGTAAAAATCAAACAATTTTTGGATTATTTCAAATAACAAAAAATAAGATTATTTTATTAATTGTTTTATTATTTGAATTAGGTCTTTATATCTTAATTCCTTGAGTTAATAAACGAATCTTAAATATTATTATTCCCTACAAACTAAAAGACGAACTAATTTTTATTGCTATTTTAATCTTAATTAGTTTTTTATTTATTTATTTGATACAAACTTTAAGTTATCAAATTACACGGTCTTATTATTATAAATATTCTTATAAACAACTTTTTGAAATTTTAAGTAAATTTCAAAAAGAAAACTATTGTTTGTTAAATAATATGCCTAATATTGAGATAAAAAACCGTTTAGGTAATTTATTTTATGTTTTAAATATCCAAGAAGTATTTTTAGCAAATTTTGTTGTTAATTGTATTGGTTTTGTTGTTTCCTTGCTTATATTACGAAATATAAACTTAGTTTTATTGTTAGTCTTATTTGCCTTTGGTATTTTAATTTTAATTATAAGTTATCTGAAAAAGTTAATATATGAAAAGAAGTTTTTAAAAATTCAAAGTAATTCTTATTACTTAGAAACTAAGTCTGATAATTTTATTAAAGCATTAAAAGAAAATCAAGAAGACTTTTTAACCCGCAGAATTTTAACTAATTGATATAAAGATTGTAAAAATTTCAAAGATGAAATCTTAGAATTTGAAATTACTAATAACCAAATTAATTCATTTCATAATATTGTTGAAATTTCGCTTCATTTATTTATTAGTATGATAGGGGTTTTAGAAGTGTGAAACCAACGAATGGAATTTGTTAATTTTGTTTATTTTTTAACATCTATTAATTTATTTATTAGACCTTTAAAAGGATTTTTTAATAATTTTGACTCATATATAGAGTATATGCAAAAAATTAAAACAATTGAAATTTTTTATAAAAATCCAAAAATTTACTTGCCTGTTCCTAAAATTCAAGAAACAATTAAATCATTGCAACTTTCTTATGCTGAATTTAGATACAACCAGAGCAAACAAGCAATTATAAACATTGGTCGTTTAATTTTTAAAGACAAAGTTCATATAGTAGGCAAAAACGGAAAAGGAAAAAGTACAATTGCAAAATTAATAGCTGGGATTTTGCCCTTAAATAAAGGAGAAATTTTTGTAAACGAAAAAATTTCCTATTTATTTTATAATGACCAATTAAAAGAACAAATTTTATATTTAAATTCTGATCGAACAGATTTAGATTTAAAAGTTAAAGATTTTTTAATGATTAATGATCAAGATGGTTTATTAAATTTACTTAATAAAAGTAGCTTTATTAATACCTTAAATGCAGTAAATTTAGACCTAAATTATTTTTTAGATAATAATATCAATGGGCTTTCAAAAGGTCAATTAGCTATTGTGAAAATTTTAAAATTATTTTTAAGAGATTATGATGTTATTATCTTTGATGAGGTTTTTGAAAATTTAAGTTTTTATGTTTACAGTAACTTAAAAAATCTTTTAGGGGAATTTTTAGACAAAAAATTAGTGGTTGAAATTAGCCATAGTAATCGCTTTGTATTTGATGAAAATTATAGCGAGGTAAATTTAGATGAAATTTTATAA